DNA from Chloroflexota bacterium:
TTCAGATAACTGGCGAACGGGGCTGGGTTAATTTGTCTCAAGCGGCGGTAAAGTTCATAAGGAGGAACGGTCAAATCGGTCTCGAAGCGCTGGGAAAGATTGACCTGGAAGACATCACCGGCGGCGATATATTCCCTGACCCTGTTAACAGCCTCCATATAGGCTTCAGGAGTGAAATTGGACCTGAGCACAGCTTCGGTTGGGCTTTTGGCGCTTTGCAGATTGGTTTCTGGGACAGTGGGTAGAGATGAAGAAAGCCGGCCTTTCAGCTCCTCAAGGCGTAGCCTGGCTCTTTTTGTTCGGCGGTCTTCGTCGAGTTCTGGGAAGCCTGTTGAGACGATATAGGCTTTGCCCACAAGATTATCAAAGGCGAAAATTGTGTCATAGAAACCAAAATAACTCTCCGGTAATTTCAGGTCGTCTATAGCTGTAGTGGGGAGTCGCTCGATGAAATGGCACAGGTCATAGCTGAGATAGCCAACAGCACCACCCCAAAAGGGGATAGTTGTCGGGACGTGGTCCAGTCTGTATGTATCGAGCAGCTTGCCCAGAATATCAAAGGGATTACCTTGTTTGATTTCCTGCTCGTCTCGCCGTATAAGCGTGACCTGATTGCCCCGGCTTCTTATTATCAGAAATGGGTCAGCGCCAATGAAGGAGTATCTTCCCAGCCTCTGAGGGTTCATGCCACTGTCCAGAAAGAAGCTGTGTAGCTCACCCTGGAACAGGCCAAAGGTTTCAGGGGGAGTTAGCGAAGCATGAATTTCCTCAATTAGCGGGTAACGGTTCATTCGCGTCATTATACATCTAGCAAGACTGGATTGAAATATCCATAGTTTACCAGGATTCTTGCTATTTTTATTCGGCATTGTATAGGAGTAACATTGACTTGACAACCAGTGCAGCATGTGCTAAATTTTCTTCACCTTAACGTAAACTGGAGGCCTTTAGGCAAGTGTGACAGTTTGAGCTTTGCTGGTGCTGTACTTAGAAATTCAGGAGGGATAGTGAAAACAGAAACGATAGCGCCACCTGAGAAAGAGACTATGAGCATTGGTGAGTTAGCACGGCGAATTGGCTTAACTACTCGTACGGTTCGCTACTATGAAGAGATGGGGCTGCTCGTAGGTGTGACCCGTGGAACAAACGGGCGCCGAATCTATACTGAGGAAGACCTTTATCAACTGCGCCTTATACGACGTGGTAAACTACTCCTGGGGCTATCGCTGGCCGAGATGAAAGAGCTGGTTGAAGTGTTCAGGCAGACTGGCACTGAAAGGAGTGTTATCCAGCGCAGTATTGAGATCTTGACGTCTCATCTTGACGAGGTGGAAGACAAGCTGAAAAAGCTGGAAAGCTATCGGAGGTTGCTGGCTGCAGAAATCAAACGAGTTAAAGGACTGCTATAAAATTGGCTGGACGATATAGGCTGGGGAACATGAGAAACGCGTACCTCCCCGTGCCTCGAAGACTATAGTAGATAGAATTTTGCAAGAGGATTAAATATGGCAGATTCAATTCGGGTTCTGTTAGGCAAAATCGGGCTCGATGGCCATGACAGGGGCATCAGAATGGTGGCGGCCTGGCTGCGCGATGGGGGCATGGAAGTGGTTTATGTGGGAACGCATCAAACAGCGGAAAGGCTGGCCAGAGCTGCCAGCGAGGAAGACGCGGATGTCATCGGGCTAAGCTTTCAGGGCGCTGACCATGTGCCCCTGTGTAAGCAGATGTTAGAGCAGATGAAGGCACATGGCTTACAGGACAGGCTCCTGGTTGTTGGCGGCAATATCCCTCGCGTTGATATCCCCTTACTTAAAGAGATGGGTGTGGATGCAATTTTTGCCAGTGGCACTCCAATGAGTAAATCGGTGGCATATATTCAAGAGAATGCACACAAAAAACGCAGCAAGGAGGCGAAATGACAACACAGGAAATCAAAAGCCGGTATTTTCAAGGGGCACGGAGGAAGGAAACCTGGTCAGGAATCCCGGTAAAGACAGTCTATACCCCGGAGGACATAAAAGATATCGATTATGCTCGCTCCATGGGTAACCCCGGAGAGTACCCCTACAAGAGAGGTATTTATGCCGATATGTACCGGGGTCGGTTGTGGAGCCAGCGGCAGATAACTGGCTGTCCCACCCCTAAGATGACCAACGAGCGGTTGAGATATTTGCTCAGCACTGGCGAGAGCGCCATCAACATCATCGGTGACCAGCCGACTCAAATTGGAATCGATTCTGACCATCCCTGGGCTGAGGGTTGTGTTGGCCGGGTTGGGGTGTGCGTTGATACCATGGATGACATGCGGCAGATACTGGATGGCATTCCCCTGGACCAGGTGAGCACCATGCTGACTCTGGTGACCCCCATTGCTTTGCCCTCCTACATGGTTCTTGCCGAGGAGCAGGGTATTGCACCTTCTGAGCTTAGAGCCACCAGCCCGATGGTTCCGCCTGTGCTTGGAGCTCCGGTGTGTATGTACGGAGGTAAGGAATGGTGGTTTGATATGGCCAAACGGCAGATGAAGGAGTTCATAGACAAGCTGGAGTACATGACTAAGAAATACCCCAAAATCTATGTGGCTAACTACAACGCGTATAATATTCGGGAGACCGGCGTTGGGGCTGCCGAGGAAGTAGCCTGGATCTT
Protein-coding regions in this window:
- the pabB gene encoding aminodeoxychorismate synthase component I, which codes for MNRYPLIEEIHASLTPPETFGLFQGELHSFFLDSGMNPQRLGRYSFIGADPFLIIRSRGNQVTLIRRDEQEIKQGNPFDILGKLLDTYRLDHVPTTIPFWGGAVGYLSYDLCHFIERLPTTAIDDLKLPESYFGFYDTIFAFDNLVGKAYIVSTGFPELDEDRRTKRARLRLEELKGRLSSSLPTVPETNLQSAKSPTEAVLRSNFTPEAYMEAVNRVREYIAAGDVFQVNLSQRFETDLTVPPYELYRRLRQINPAPFASYLNFDGVTIISASPERFLRLDGDRVETRPIKGTKPRGKNPVEDAMLAQELLNSIKDRAENVMIVDLERNDLGRVCQYGTVKVTELAILETFPTVFHLTSTVVGKLRPDKNRLDLLKATFPGGSITGAPKVRAMEIIDELEPTRRSVYTGAIGYLSFGHNLDLNIVIRTFIIKGNKAYFQVGGGIIYDSNAESEYQETMDKAKALIQALRLAPRVAVETK
- a CDS encoding MerR family transcriptional regulator; amino-acid sequence: MKTETIAPPEKETMSIGELARRIGLTTRTVRYYEEMGLLVGVTRGTNGRRIYTEEDLYQLRLIRRGKLLLGLSLAEMKELVEVFRQTGTERSVIQRSIEILTSHLDEVEDKLKKLESYRRLLAAEIKRVKGLL
- a CDS encoding methylmalonyl-CoA mutase, which produces MADSIRVLLGKIGLDGHDRGIRMVAAWLRDGGMEVVYVGTHQTAERLARAASEEDADVIGLSFQGADHVPLCKQMLEQMKAHGLQDRLLVVGGNIPRVDIPLLKEMGVDAIFASGTPMSKSVAYIQENAHKKRSKEAK